From Stenotrophomonas nitritireducens, the proteins below share one genomic window:
- a CDS encoding TetR/AcrR family transcriptional regulator, with protein MCPKKPSSAPATTAPRSAGPGRPKDLGKRAAILDAAKALFIELGFNGVSMDEIAARASVSKLTVYSHFGDKETLFTEAIQAKCVEMMPDELFVTDNEAPLRGQLLGIGHAFFDLISSDAAIATQRMMMTPDTDDRIRQMFWQAGPARTESALAEFLGARVSRGQLAIEDLGLAARQFFCLIKGEVHTHMMCGLCAAPDPLNADVHIAASVDFFIRAYEPRRQAE; from the coding sequence ATGTGCCCGAAAAAACCCTCCTCCGCGCCCGCGACAACGGCGCCACGCAGTGCCGGTCCGGGTCGCCCCAAGGATCTCGGCAAGCGTGCGGCCATCCTCGATGCAGCCAAGGCGTTGTTCATCGAACTGGGTTTCAACGGCGTCAGCATGGACGAAATCGCCGCCCGCGCCAGTGTGTCCAAGCTGACGGTCTACAGCCATTTCGGCGACAAGGAAACCCTGTTCACCGAGGCGATTCAGGCCAAGTGCGTGGAAATGATGCCCGATGAGCTGTTTGTCACCGACAACGAGGCACCGTTGCGCGGCCAGTTGCTGGGCATCGGCCACGCCTTTTTCGACCTGATCAGCAGTGATGCGGCCATTGCCACCCAGCGCATGATGATGACCCCGGACACCGATGACCGGATCCGCCAGATGTTCTGGCAGGCCGGCCCGGCCCGTACCGAGAGCGCCCTGGCCGAGTTCCTGGGGGCCCGCGTCAGCCGTGGCCAGCTGGCCATCGAGGACCTGGGCCTGGCCGCCCGGCAGTTCTTCTGCCTGATCAAGGGCGAAGTGCATACGCATATGATGTGTGGCCTGTGCGCCGCCCCGGACCCCCTCAATGCCGATGTCCACATCGCCGCCAGCGTTGATTTCTTCATCCGCGCCTATGAGCCACGCCGGCAAGCTGAATGA
- a CDS encoding efflux RND transporter periplasmic adaptor subunit, with product MNSLRWIGCCLLLPLLVACGKPETVPAPAVPVLVEHPAGNGGVAIGAYPGEVRAREETALSFRVGGKLLRREVDAGQRVKKGQLLAELDVADYNLQARAAQAQYAAAEADLVRARDEHKRYQALASQQLVSQSALDAQTAALKAAQGQADAARADLDVARNQSAYAQLRAPEDGLIASREAEAGQVVAAGQTIYTMAADGAREVAIALPESVIRDFSVGQAVEVELWNQQGKRLAGSIREIAAAADPQARTYAARVSLAADALDTVELGQSARVFIAHGKQGVISVPLAAVQAGKQPQQASVWVVNPADGKLQARAVTLGPYGPESVPVLQGLKADDWVVAAGGHLLREGQPVTAVDRSNRPIELGAPKKAASEGSR from the coding sequence ATGAATTCCCTACGCTGGATTGGCTGTTGCCTGTTGTTGCCCCTGCTTGTCGCCTGCGGCAAGCCCGAGACCGTACCCGCACCCGCCGTACCCGTACTGGTGGAGCATCCGGCCGGCAATGGCGGGGTGGCCATCGGTGCCTATCCTGGCGAGGTACGCGCCCGTGAAGAAACCGCGCTGTCCTTCCGCGTCGGCGGCAAGCTGCTGCGTCGCGAGGTTGACGCCGGTCAGCGGGTCAAGAAGGGCCAGTTGCTGGCCGAGCTCGACGTTGCCGACTACAACCTGCAGGCGCGTGCGGCACAGGCACAGTACGCGGCCGCCGAGGCCGATCTGGTCCGTGCCCGGGACGAGCACAAGCGCTACCAGGCCCTGGCCAGCCAGCAGCTGGTCAGCCAGTCCGCACTGGATGCGCAGACCGCGGCGTTGAAGGCGGCCCAGGGCCAGGCCGATGCCGCCCGCGCCGATCTGGACGTGGCCCGCAACCAATCCGCCTATGCCCAGCTGCGCGCGCCCGAAGACGGCCTGATCGCCAGCCGCGAGGCCGAGGCCGGGCAGGTGGTCGCGGCCGGCCAGACCATCTATACGATGGCTGCCGATGGCGCCCGCGAAGTGGCCATCGCGCTGCCGGAAAGTGTCATCCGCGATTTCAGCGTCGGCCAGGCGGTCGAGGTGGAACTGTGGAACCAGCAAGGCAAGCGCCTGGCGGGCAGCATCCGCGAGATCGCCGCCGCCGCCGATCCGCAGGCGCGTACCTATGCCGCGCGGGTAAGCCTGGCGGCCGATGCGCTGGACACGGTGGAACTGGGCCAGAGCGCGCGGGTGTTCATCGCGCATGGCAAGCAGGGAGTGATAAGCGTGCCGCTGGCTGCCGTGCAGGCCGGCAAGCAGCCGCAGCAGGCCAGCGTCTGGGTGGTGAACCCGGCCGATGGCAAATTGCAGGCACGGGCGGTGACGCTGGGTCCCTATGGCCCGGAAAGCGTGCCGGTGCTGCAGGGTTTGAAAGCCGACGACTGGGTGGTGGCTGCCGGTGGCCATTTGTTGCGCGAAGGTCAGCCGGTGACTGCCGTGGACCGCAGCAACCGGCCCATTGAACTTGGCGCACCGAAGAAAGCTGCGTCGGAGGGCTCGCGATGA